One Spinacia oleracea cultivar Varoflay chromosome 4, BTI_SOV_V1, whole genome shotgun sequence DNA segment encodes these proteins:
- the LOC110797012 gene encoding uncharacterized protein gives MADQEDELQMALRMSMQQQQPISSPPEPKRSKPREMNNSSAGEPPSEVEKESPELKTRRIQRELMAAAAEKRMMMMTGTMSKTPSPPNVSVSGADGRSDSEVKTSEEVKVSEVKMSEEVKVREVKMREDLGEELSVEAANQLFFMVFGESVTKEVLAQWTNQGIRFSPDPETSMGLVQHEGGPCGVLATIQGFVLKYLLFVPEESSDNASRTSPRSWKRESVTPENFASLSEDIRKRALVKSMAEILFRCGSNKKAVVATLDVLDHNDESDGPLDEIILRALEGFSIECASDLQKTLRVTSYTSSVSAMQGLETMLPMFESRMGAMLFLISALLSRGLESVQDDRDDPSLPLVTAPFGHASQEIVNLLLCGQAVANVFDERIDLGGGMFLKGVTTDVEVGFLTLLESLNFCKVGQHLKRPKLPIWVVGSESHYTVLFAFHPSVQDENEMEERESRIRRAFDAQDQSGGGGFISVEGLHQVLKETGINLPNDKLDRLCSAGFIVWSEFWQVLLDLDRNLGGFKDSSGLMGKKVFDLYHFNGIAKSVSSGNQGETPFQRPRITKLKVSVPPRWTPEEYMAEAAPPSSSSGSESGGKDAVVTVTEPPQHAPLVDCIRTRWARANCNWTGDQPSIV, from the exons ATGGCGGATCAAGAAGATGAATTACAGATGGCGTTGAGGATGAGTAtgcagcagcagcagccaaTCAGTTCTCCGCCGGAACCCAAGAGAAGCAAGCCTAGAGAAATGAACAATTCTTCCGCCGGAGAGCCGCCGTCGGAGGTGGAGAAGGAGTCACCGGAGTTGAAGACCCGTCGTATTCAGCGGGAGCTCATGGCTGCCGCGGCTGAgaagaggatgatgatgatgacgggGACTATGTCGAAGACACCGTCACCTCCGAATGTGAGCGTAAGCGGGGCTGATGGCCGGAGTGACAGCGAGGTGAAGACGAGTGAGGAGGTGAAGGTGAGTGAGGTGAAAATGAGTGAGGAGGTGAAGGTGAGGGAGGTGAAGATGAGGGAGGATTTAGGGGAGGAGTTGTCGGTGGAGGCGGCGAATCAGCTGTTTTTTATGGTTTTTGGTGAGAGTGTTACTAAGGAGGTTCTTGCTCAGTGGACTAATCAGGGTATTAG GTTTAGCCCTGATCCGGAAACTTCTATGGGCCTGGTGCAGCACGAAGGTGGTCCATGTGGCGTGTTAGCAACAATACAA GGGTTCGTCCTAAAATATCTTCTGTTTGTTCCAGAAGAGTCGAGCGATAATGCATCAAGAACATCACCGAGGTCTTGGAAACGTGAATCTGTTACACCAGAAAACTTTGCTTCCCTCTCAGAAGATATTAGAAAAAG GGCACTTGTCAAAAGTATGGCAGAAATATTATTTCGTTGCGGAAGTAATAAAAAGGCGGTGGTAGCAACTCTTGATGTCCTGGACCATAATGATGAAAGTGATGGACCGCTGGATGAG ATAATTTTAAGAGCTCTAGAAGGATTTTCAATCGAGTGTGCTTCAGATTTGCAGAAAACCCTGAGAGTAACTTCATATACTTCATCTGTCAGTGCCATGCAGGGGCTTGAGACAATGCTTCCTATGTTTGAAAGTCGTATGGGGGCAATGCTGTTCCTTATCTCAGCATTGCTTTCTCGAGGACTG GAATCAGTTCAAGATGACAGGGATGATCCAAGCCTACCATTAGTAACTGCTCCCTTTGGTCATGCGTCGCAG GAAATTGTAAACCTTTTGCTGTGTGGGCAGGCTGTTGCGAATGTGTTTGATGAAAGAATAGACTTAGGAGGTGGCATGTTTTTGAAGGGTGTAACCACTGATGTGGAAGTTGGATTCCTCACCCTGCTTGAGTCCCTTAACTTTTGTAAAGTTGGACAACATTTAAAACGGCCAAAATTGCCGATATGGGTTGTGGGGAGCGAGTCACATTATACTGTTCTATTTGCTTTTCATCCTTCTGTTCAGGATGAGAAtgaaatggaggagagagaatcaaGAATTAGGAGAGCATTTGATGCACAAGACCAGAGCGGAGGTGGTGGCTTCATTAGTGTTGAGGGTTTGCATCAAGTCCTCAAGGAAACTGGAATAAACCTTCCTAATGATAAGCTTGACCGCCTTTGCAGTGCTGGCTTTATAGTCTGGAGTGAGTTCTGGCAGGTCCTTTTGGATTTGGATAGAAACTTGGGAGGTTTCAAAGATTCCTCGGGGTTAATGGGAAAGAAGGTGTTTGATCTCTACCATTTTAATGGGATTGCAAAATCAGTCTCAAGTGGGAACCAAGGTGAGACTCCCTTTCAAAGACCGCGGATTACAAAGCTGAAAGTCTCAGTACCACCTAGGTGGACACCCGAGGAGTATATGGCAGAGGCAGCGCCCCCTTCAAGCTCTAGTGGCAGTGAATCTGGTGGGAAAGATGCTGTTGTAACAGTTACAGAGCCTCCGCAGCATGCTCCTCTTGTAGACTGCATTAGAACAAGGTGGGCCCGTGCAAATTGCAATTGGACTGGGGATCAGCCAAGCATCGTTTAA